From the Martelella mediterranea DSM 17316 genome, one window contains:
- a CDS encoding tripartite tricarboxylate transporter TctB family protein, whose translation MKKAELVSGLVLLAFGILLWLVLIPWQIAEAPMAIISPRMMPLLCAAILVILSLVLIGQSLLALRQLRDDSGPIFTRGEVIATLGVVVLFSVATLLFVYTGPLLPGLMIIILPMLALGERRIAMLTLLPAGLMGGAWLLFYVVLGTSFQ comes from the coding sequence CTTGGTGCTTCTGGCATTCGGTATTTTATTATGGCTTGTCCTGATCCCCTGGCAAATCGCCGAGGCGCCGATGGCGATCATATCGCCGCGCATGATGCCGCTTCTCTGCGCGGCCATTCTGGTGATCTTGAGCCTGGTGCTGATCGGCCAGTCACTGCTGGCTCTGCGCCAGCTACGCGATGACAGCGGACCGATTTTCACACGGGGTGAAGTCATCGCCACGCTCGGCGTCGTCGTTCTCTTCTCCGTCGCCACGCTGCTCTTCGTCTACACCGGACCGCTGCTGCCCGGGCTGATGATCATCATCCTGCCGATGCTGGCCTTGGGCGAGCGGCGGATCGCCATGCTCACCCTGCTGCCGGCCGGTCTCATGGGCGGCGCGTGGCTGCTGTTCTACGTCGTACTGGGGACGAGCTTCCAATGA
- a CDS encoding Bug family tripartite tricarboxylate transporter substrate binding protein, giving the protein MTILKKLAAAAVATATLVAGAALAEDYPTKAITALIGYEAGGGTDTIGRVLFEEMKETLGQQIIVVNVPGAASSVAALKLKMAKPDGYTLMLSPSTAVATNQIWNPAADYEVDDFTMIGSIAAYQPAFAAPMDRPYDTFDEFVAFAKENPGAKVATITPASKVQMELVAKQEGLELNFVPVKGGAGMISGLLGGDFDIAYSGGAHQKYPDKIKTIASTGEDRLVASPDIKTMDEYGYMSSYGSKLVLVGPAGMPEDVVATLEKALLEAGRTESVRQVMANLDFPPVEKGSAELMEEVKAAYAAELKLKEAVEAPN; this is encoded by the coding sequence ATGACCATACTGAAGAAACTCGCCGCCGCCGCGGTCGCCACGGCGACACTCGTCGCGGGCGCGGCATTGGCGGAAGACTATCCGACGAAAGCGATCACCGCGCTGATCGGCTATGAGGCCGGCGGCGGCACCGATACGATCGGCCGGGTCCTGTTCGAGGAGATGAAGGAGACCCTCGGCCAGCAGATCATCGTGGTCAACGTGCCGGGGGCGGCCAGCAGCGTCGCGGCGCTGAAGCTGAAGATGGCGAAGCCGGACGGCTACACGCTGATGCTCTCGCCTTCAACCGCCGTTGCCACCAACCAGATCTGGAACCCGGCCGCAGACTACGAAGTCGACGACTTCACCATGATCGGCTCGATCGCGGCCTACCAGCCGGCCTTCGCCGCGCCGATGGATCGCCCCTACGACACGTTCGATGAATTCGTCGCCTTCGCCAAGGAAAACCCCGGCGCCAAGGTCGCGACGATCACGCCGGCCTCGAAGGTGCAGATGGAGCTGGTCGCAAAGCAGGAAGGCCTTGAGCTGAACTTCGTGCCGGTCAAGGGCGGCGCGGGCATGATCAGCGGTCTGCTCGGCGGCGATTTCGACATCGCCTATAGCGGCGGCGCGCACCAGAAATACCCCGACAAGATCAAGACGATCGCCTCGACCGGTGAGGACCGCCTGGTCGCCAGCCCCGACATCAAGACGATGGACGAGTACGGCTACATGTCGAGCTACGGCTCGAAGCTGGTTCTGGTCGGCCCGGCCGGCATGCCGGAAGACGTGGTCGCCACGCTCGAGAAAGCCCTGCTGGAGGCCGGCCGCACCGAAAGCGTGCGACAGGTCATGGCCAATCTCGACTTCCCGCCCGTCGAGAAGGGATCGGCCGAGCTTATGGAAGAGGTCAAGGCGGCCTACGCCGCCGAGCTCAAGCTCAAGGAAGCCGTCGAGGCGCCCAACTGA
- a CDS encoding tripartite tricarboxylate transporter permease — protein MIDAFFTPLAAGFASIANFWTLFYVFIGVAVGYAVGAIPGLGKGTATAVLIPVTFYLEPVAAIGLLIGIAKGSTAGSAISAILMNTPGEPSSAATAFDGYPLAQQGKAGKALKMGLYASVIGDLISTLCLIALAAPLAQFALEIGPVEQFAILLFSLTFIGALAGNSLVKGLISGTLGLLVATVGMEVETAVPRFTFGRLELFDGLSLIPVAIGMMAVSEMILQMANHRALDRQVAEIRVSSDPDDSRVTGQDWRRCLPVILRGTGIGVFVGILPGLGASVASFMSYGATARMSKTPERFGKGAIEGVAASESADNAVVPSSFVPLFALGIPGSVIAAILISAFVIHGITPGPLMFVEDAEIVQALYAAMIVASFALLAIGIIGQSFFAWVIRSPMRVIAPAVLFFCMIGAFMQGGGLFGIGVMLIFAVFGVLAKKLDFSFVTFLIGFVIGPSLELTLRQTIPLLDRDVTNLVQHPIAAVFIGLTVALIAILALAEIRRRTRAALAISAGTAALNETGRNS, from the coding sequence ATGATCGATGCATTCTTCACTCCGCTCGCGGCCGGCTTCGCGTCGATCGCCAATTTCTGGACGCTGTTCTACGTCTTCATCGGCGTGGCCGTGGGATATGCCGTCGGCGCAATCCCAGGCCTTGGCAAGGGCACCGCCACTGCCGTGCTGATCCCGGTGACCTTCTATCTGGAACCCGTCGCCGCCATCGGCCTCTTGATCGGCATCGCCAAGGGTTCGACTGCCGGCAGTGCGATCTCCGCCATCCTCATGAATACGCCCGGCGAGCCCTCCTCGGCGGCCACGGCCTTCGACGGCTACCCGCTGGCCCAGCAGGGCAAGGCCGGCAAGGCGCTGAAGATGGGGCTTTACGCCTCGGTGATCGGCGACCTGATCTCGACCCTCTGCCTGATCGCGCTGGCCGCGCCGCTCGCCCAGTTCGCGCTCGAGATCGGGCCGGTCGAGCAATTCGCCATCCTGCTGTTCTCGCTGACCTTCATCGGCGCGCTTGCCGGTAATTCGCTGGTCAAGGGCCTGATTTCTGGCACGCTCGGCCTCCTGGTCGCCACGGTGGGCATGGAGGTTGAAACCGCCGTGCCCCGTTTCACCTTCGGCCGGCTGGAACTGTTCGACGGCCTGTCGCTGATCCCCGTGGCGATCGGCATGATGGCGGTATCGGAAATGATCCTGCAGATGGCCAACCACCGCGCGCTGGATCGCCAGGTGGCCGAAATCCGCGTCTCGTCCGATCCGGACGATAGCCGGGTGACCGGTCAGGACTGGCGCCGCTGCCTGCCCGTGATCCTGCGCGGCACCGGGATCGGCGTTTTCGTCGGCATCCTGCCGGGCCTCGGCGCCAGCGTCGCCTCGTTCATGTCCTACGGTGCCACGGCGCGCATGTCGAAGACCCCGGAACGCTTCGGTAAGGGCGCAATCGAAGGCGTCGCCGCATCCGAAAGCGCGGATAATGCGGTGGTGCCCTCCAGCTTCGTGCCGCTGTTCGCGCTCGGCATCCCCGGCTCGGTGATCGCGGCGATCCTGATTTCCGCCTTCGTCATCCACGGGATCACGCCCGGTCCGCTGATGTTCGTCGAGGACGCAGAGATCGTCCAGGCCCTCTACGCGGCGATGATCGTGGCAAGCTTCGCCCTGTTGGCGATCGGCATCATCGGCCAATCATTCTTCGCCTGGGTGATCCGCTCGCCGATGCGCGTGATCGCACCCGCCGTCCTGTTCTTCTGCATGATCGGAGCATTCATGCAGGGCGGCGGACTGTTCGGCATCGGGGTGATGCTGATCTTCGCCGTGTTCGGCGTGCTGGCCAAGAAACTCGACTTTTCCTTTGTCACCTTCCTGATCGGCTTCGTCATCGGACCGTCGCTGGAACTGACCCTGCGCCAGACGATCCCGCTGCTCGACCGGGACGTGACCAACCTTGTGCAGCATCCAATCGCGGCCGTTTTCATCGGCCTGACAGTCGCGCTCATCGCGATCCTGGCGCTGGCCGAAATCCGGCGCCGCACTCGGGCGGCCCTCGCCATATCCGCAGGGACCGCCGCACTCAATGAAACCGGGAGGAACTCATGA